Proteins found in one Triticum urartu cultivar G1812 chromosome 4, Tu2.1, whole genome shotgun sequence genomic segment:
- the LOC125551120 gene encoding probable indole-3-acetic acid-amido synthetase GH3.7: MMALLPEFDPADVGAGRGLIDRLTADAAALLRDVLAEILRRNSHTEYLGRFLDRASPGASAADLRDAFKERVPVSAYEDIEPYVRRVASGEPSSILCSEPITHLLTSSGTSGGQLKLFPSTAEKLDQRLFYNGVQALLRKMHLHPDQGDRRGKGMYLMFIFPGSLTSSGLPIMASSSAYYHSSQFREHDIGGFGRCTSPIEAVLCPDGRQSMYCQLLCGLLDRGVVDHVGGTFANAFIRGIQFLEDNWEEMCSNIRTGRLSDWITHAPLRDAVAARHLRGPDPALADEIASECARKPWDGIVRRLWPGARYILAIVTGSMSQYIPVLESYGAGLPLVSPMYVCTECAAGINLNPLDIPSAVSYALLPNIAYFEFAEVTHGDDEKVQAGTGLYDNLGELKLVDLVDVKIGRRYELIVTTFAGLYRYRVGDLLTVSGFYNATPLFRFTGRCGVVLKIDFESISEEDLLKAISQAYELHLRPLGYMLGGSTAYADISTLPGHYILFWELATAEGNHVATDIDRAVMENCCLAVENCFDQMYRKSRRRGSITALEIRVLERGAFDALMDLFLSRGTSASQYKTPTAIRSEQVLLVLEERVSGRYFSQETPNGPL; the protein is encoded by the exons ATGATGGCGTTGCTGCCGGAATTCGATCCAGCGGACGTGGGCGCCGGCCGCGGCCTCATCGACCGCCTCACCGCCGACGCCGCGGCGTTGCTGAGGGACGTCCTCGCGGAGATACTCAGGCGGAACTCCCACACCGAGTACCTCGGCCGCTTCCTCGATCGCGCATCACCAGGCGCCTCGGCCGCCGACCTCCGCGACGCCTTCAAGGAGCGCGTGCCCGTCTCCGCGTATGAGGACATCGAGCCGTACGTGCGCCGCGTCGCCTCCGGCGAGCCGTCCAGCATCCTCTGCTCCGAGCCCATCACCCACCTCCTCACAAG CTCGGGCACATCCGGCGGGCAGCTGAAGCTCTTTCCATCCACCGCGGAGAAGCTCGACCAGCGGCTGTTCTACAATGGCGTCCAGGCACTCTTGAGGAAGAT GCATCTTCATCCTGATCAGGGGGACAGACGCGGCAAGGGGATGTACCTCATGTTCATCTTCCCTGGAAGCCTGACCTCATCCGGCCTGCCTATCATGGCATCCAGCAGTGCCTACTACCACAGCAGCCAGTTCCGGGAGCACGACATTGGCGGGTTTGGCCGGTGCACCAGCCCCATCGAGGCGGTCCTCTGCCCAGATGGCAGGCAGAGCATGTACTGCCAGCTGCTCTGCGGCCTGCTTGACCGTGGAGTCGTCGACCATGTCGGCGGCACCTTTGCTAACGCTTTCATCAGAGGCATCCAGTTCCTGGAAGACAACTGGGAGGAGATGTGCTCCAACATCCGCACTGGGCGTCTCAGCGACTGGATAACACATGCTCCTCTGCGTGATGCCGTCGCTGCGCGTCACCTGCGAGGACCTGACCCGGCACTGGCCGACGAGATTGCATCCGAGTGTGCCAGGAAGCCCTGGGATGGGATAGTCAGGAGGCTCTGGCCAGGAGCTCGGTACATCCTAGCCATTGTCACCGGCTCGATGTCGCAGTACATTCCGGTTCTTGAGAGTTATGGTGCTGGGCTGCCATTGGTGTCGCCTATGTATGTGTGCACAGAGTGCGCCGCGGGGATCAATCTGAACCCTCTTGATATACCTTCTGCTGTGTCGTACGCATTGCTTCCAAACATTGCCTACTTCGAGTTTGCAGAGGTTACGCATGGTGACGATGAAAAGGTGCAAGCGGGTACTGGTTTGTATGACAATTTGGGCGAGTTAAAGCTTGTGGATCTTGTGGATGTCAAAATTGGTCGGCGCTACGAGCTGATTGTCACCACCTTTGCAG GTCTTTACAGATACCGAGTGGGTGACCTTCTTACTGTGAGCGGATTCTACAACGCAACGCCACTGTTCCGCTTCACTGGAAGGTGTGGTGTCGTCTTAAAAATAGACTTCGAGAGTATAAGCGAGGAGGATCTCCTGAAGGCCATTTCACAAGCATACGAGCTGCATCTTAGGCCTCTTGGTTACATGCTTGGTGGCAGCACTGCATATGCAGACATATCCACCTTGCCTGGCCACTACATCCTGTTCTGGGAGCTAGCCACTGCAGAGGGTAACCATGTCGCGACTGACATCGATCGAGCTGTCATGGAGAATTGCTGTTTGGCCGTGGAGAATTGCTTTGATCAGATGTACCGCAAAAGCAGGCGCCGAGGGTCGATCACAGCACTCGAGATAAGGGTACTTGAGCGTGGCGCATTTGATGCTCTCATGGACTTGTTTCTGTCCAGAGGCACATCGGCCAGTCAGTACAAGACTCCAACGGCTATTCGATCAGAACAAGTGCTGCTGGTGTTGGAGGAGAGGGTGTCAGGAAGGTACTTTAGCCAAGAGACTCCCAACGGCCCTTTGTAG